A genome region from Rhizobium sp. N324 includes the following:
- a CDS encoding ATP-dependent Clp protease proteolytic subunit, translated as MREAMQLVPMVVEQSSRGERSFDIYSRLLRERIVFLNGEVNDTVSALVCAQLLFLEAENPKKPIYLYINSPGGVVTSGLAMYDTMRYIRAPVHTLCMGTARSMGSFLLMAGEPGERAALPNASILIHQPSGGFQGQATDMQIHAEEILKTKQRMTRLYAEHCGRSYEDFERAMDRDRFMTSQEALEWGLIDKIMQIREAPADE; from the coding sequence ATGCGCGAAGCGATGCAGCTCGTCCCTATGGTCGTAGAACAGTCCAGCCGGGGAGAACGATCATTCGATATTTATTCCCGGCTTTTGCGCGAGCGGATTGTCTTCCTCAATGGCGAGGTGAACGACACCGTTTCGGCCCTCGTCTGCGCCCAGCTGCTGTTTCTGGAAGCCGAAAACCCCAAAAAGCCCATCTACCTCTATATCAATTCGCCGGGCGGCGTCGTGACCAGCGGCCTCGCCATGTATGACACCATGCGCTACATCCGCGCGCCGGTTCACACGCTCTGCATGGGCACGGCCCGCTCCATGGGATCGTTTCTGCTGATGGCGGGGGAGCCTGGCGAGCGGGCCGCCCTGCCAAATGCAAGCATCCTGATCCACCAGCCATCCGGCGGTTTTCAGGGGCAGGCGACCGATATGCAAATTCACGCCGAGGAAATCCTGAAAACAAAGCAGCGTATGACACGGCTCTATGCGGAACATTGCGGGCGCTCCTATGAGGATTTCGAACGCGCCATGGACCGCGACCGCTTCATGACGTCGCAAGAAGCATTGGAATGGGGCTTGATCGACAAGATCATGCAGATCCGCGAAGCCCCGGCCGATGAGTAA